In the Astatotilapia calliptera chromosome 5, fAstCal1.2, whole genome shotgun sequence genome, one interval contains:
- the LOC113021891 gene encoding uncharacterized protein LOC113021891 isoform X2, giving the protein MHRNQTHEVRSMLAGRPDDCTVQLMSHMAAQMVQLCPESDHGAREGFIKELIQVLLGRFAHCTCTQSGSQQDNQQVPQTEQPEKNLESSLSVEPSQMANTEASEAEKAAVASEEQKPSASPRGEAERKGLISAVLQAVLSQAAKKSTACPSDSLHQRLLDQICSEIKTADLTLSPKALQDLAKVIFKDFCKEALSNPKHTLTLLKLGEPTVDKLFISIFKKHFVVSTQKLEPESSEIKAQKQLSVEVCVEELVRRAFKKARVLYTDDTVYEIKKRLLKKIWAHT; this is encoded by the exons ATGCATCGGAACCAGACACACGAA GTGCGATCCATGCTGGCTGGTCGCCCAGATGACTGCACTGTCCAGCTAATGTCTCACATGGCTGCTCAGATGGTGCAGCTCTGCCCGGAGTCAGATCACGGAGCCAGAGAAGGCTTCATAAAAGAACTGATCCAGGTGTTGTTAGGGAGATTTGCACACTGCACGTGCACCCAGTCAGGCAGCCAGCAGGACAATCAGCAGGTCCCACAGACAGAACAACCAGAGAAAAATCTGGAGTCCTCGCTGTCTGTGGAACCTTCACAAATGGCAAACACAGAAGCCTCAGAGGCTGAAAAAGCAGCCGTGGCTTCTGAGGAGCAGAAACCCTCTGCGTCACCTCGAGGTGAAGCAGAGAGAAAAGGGCTCATAAGCGCGGTCCTTCAGGCTGTCCTTTCCCAGGCTGCAAAAAAATCCACAGCCTGCCCATCAGACTCCCTCCACCAGCGCCTTTTAGATCAAATCTgctctgaaataaaaacagcag ATTTGACTTTATCACCAAAGGCCCTACAAGATCTTGCAAAGGTCATTTTCAAAGACTTTTGCAAGGAAGCGCTCTCCAACCCAAAACACACCTTAACTCTATTGAAATTAGGAGAGCCAACAGTTGACAAACTTTTCATCTCCATCTTCAAGAAACACTTTGTAGtgtccacacagaaacttgAGCCAGAGTCTTCTGAAATCAAAGCTCAGAAGCAGCTTTCAGTTGAAGTCTGTGTGGAAGAACTTGTCAGGCGTGCTTTTAAAAAGGCACGTGTTCTGTATACAGATGACACAGTTTATGAAATTAAGAAACGTTTGTTGAAGAAAATCTGGGCACacacataa
- the LOC113021891 gene encoding uncharacterized protein LOC113021891 isoform X1 codes for MHRNQTHEVRENTNTKMHSDDINAATVGTLVDGFFDNLNMSQVRSMLAGRPDDCTVQLMSHMAAQMVQLCPESDHGAREGFIKELIQVLLGRFAHCTCTQSGSQQDNQQVPQTEQPEKNLESSLSVEPSQMANTEASEAEKAAVASEEQKPSASPRGEAERKGLISAVLQAVLSQAAKKSTACPSDSLHQRLLDQICSEIKTADLTLSPKALQDLAKVIFKDFCKEALSNPKHTLTLLKLGEPTVDKLFISIFKKHFVVSTQKLEPESSEIKAQKQLSVEVCVEELVRRAFKKARVLYTDDTVYEIKKRLLKKIWAHT; via the exons ATGCATCGGAACCAGACACACGAAGTAAGAGAAAACACTAACACGAAAATGCATTCAGATGATATTAACGCAGCCACTGTGGGTACCCTCGTAGATGGCTTTTTTGATAACCTAAACATGTCGCAGGTGCGATCCATGCTGGCTGGTCGCCCAGATGACTGCACTGTCCAGCTAATGTCTCACATGGCTGCTCAGATGGTGCAGCTCTGCCCGGAGTCAGATCACGGAGCCAGAGAAGGCTTCATAAAAGAACTGATCCAGGTGTTGTTAGGGAGATTTGCACACTGCACGTGCACCCAGTCAGGCAGCCAGCAGGACAATCAGCAGGTCCCACAGACAGAACAACCAGAGAAAAATCTGGAGTCCTCGCTGTCTGTGGAACCTTCACAAATGGCAAACACAGAAGCCTCAGAGGCTGAAAAAGCAGCCGTGGCTTCTGAGGAGCAGAAACCCTCTGCGTCACCTCGAGGTGAAGCAGAGAGAAAAGGGCTCATAAGCGCGGTCCTTCAGGCTGTCCTTTCCCAGGCTGCAAAAAAATCCACAGCCTGCCCATCAGACTCCCTCCACCAGCGCCTTTTAGATCAAATCTgctctgaaataaaaacagcag ATTTGACTTTATCACCAAAGGCCCTACAAGATCTTGCAAAGGTCATTTTCAAAGACTTTTGCAAGGAAGCGCTCTCCAACCCAAAACACACCTTAACTCTATTGAAATTAGGAGAGCCAACAGTTGACAAACTTTTCATCTCCATCTTCAAGAAACACTTTGTAGtgtccacacagaaacttgAGCCAGAGTCTTCTGAAATCAAAGCTCAGAAGCAGCTTTCAGTTGAAGTCTGTGTGGAAGAACTTGTCAGGCGTGCTTTTAAAAAGGCACGTGTTCTGTATACAGATGACACAGTTTATGAAATTAAGAAACGTTTGTTGAAGAAAATCTGGGCACacacataa
- the LOC113021771 gene encoding putative uncharacterized protein MYH16 — protein MVLMFPHFSEQNAKRPPLRPSPTVLLSGLRLVKELELELDSEQKRHAETVKTLRKNERRLKELLFQSEEDQKNQQRMQELVERLQNKMKAYKRQVEEAEEQANMNLAKYRKTVHELDDAEERADIAESALTKIRTKNRGSFGKGYSSGYSTPRPSPVTQFSGLGRQRREDPQR, from the exons AATGCCAAGCGACCCCCCCTCCGACCCTCACCCACTGTGTTGTTGTCGGGTTTACGGCTG GTGaaggagctggagctggagctggacTCTGAACAAAAGCGGCACGCTGAGACAGTGAAGACGCTGCGGAAGAACGAGCGTCGGCTGAAGGAACTGCTGTTCCAGTCGGAGGAGGACCAGAAGAACCAGCAGAGGATGCAGGAGCTGGTGGAGAGGCTGCAAAACAAGATGAAGGCCTACAAGAGACAAGTAGAGGAGGCC GAGGAACAAGCTAACATGAACCTGGCAAAGTACAGGAAGACCGTGCACGAGCTGGATGATGCCGAAGAGAGGGCGGACATTGCTGAATCAGCGCTCACCAAGATTAGGACCAAGAACAGAGGAAGCTTCGGCAAGGGATACTCCTCC GGTTACAGCACTCCCAGGCCGAGTCCGGTCACCCAGTTCAGTGGGCTCGGAAGGCAGAGGAGAGAAGATCCTCAACGATGA